The following DNA comes from Schistocerca piceifrons isolate TAMUIC-IGC-003096 chromosome 3, iqSchPice1.1, whole genome shotgun sequence.
GTTAAACATTTCAATCCGAGTTCAAAGGGAAGATCGATCAGATCAGGATATTACAAATCTAAAGAAAAGAAAGACAGTGACATTTAAACACGTGATAGTGGAACGAACTGCTGAAAATTGTAATGGCTTTAATTTGAGGTATAGTATATTCAAGAAACACGCAAGATCATTCTCTACTTGACTTGGGATAATTTCAGTACACATATtatacataaataaatttatttattttacaaatacaaaaataaatacatacaaatcactacaacatttcgtaatgaaaTCAGGCTCAATATCCCACTCAGTTACTGATAAACAGTACATTATTTTAAGTCGGAGAAATGATTAACTGGAATCAGATATATTACTGAGATAAGCCGAGCATTCCCTTCGGTTGATTCCAGAGGTTAAGAGATAATTTTAGCTTACTCGTATCTGTATTACAAGTTAAATAATTTACACAGTACACTTTGTCGCGCTGGGATCACACACCATGTCAATGTCGCAGTTACACTCTCTTACCTCACCATAGACACCTTTCCAGTGGTTTTGGATGTCGTTTTCATTGGGATAAAACATGACAATGCCAACTGTAAGAGGGCTTATTGGTGGACCGACAGACTCTACTACTGCAGAAATAGATTTCCTACTCTAGTATTGGCATTTGTAGTTATAAGGCCAGTCACAAGCATTAATCTTGGGATTCCATATCAAACCAACTGGACATGAACTCTTGAAGAGATTTCCGTTGTCGCATGACCAGAATTTTGTGCAATCTTTTTCGTCGGGATAAAATGTGACTGTCAGTTGTTTACCATTTGAAGTTTGAGGACACTCAGTCGGTTTACTTGACGGCAGACTTTGCTCCTTCTTATCGTAAGGACAGTCGTAATTATATGGCCAGTCACAAGAGTCCACATTGGGATTCCACACCAAGCCATCAGCACATGAGCCATTGTAAAGGTTTCCGTTGTCAcactcccagtacttgctgcagtcATCTTCATTAGGGTAGAAGGTAATGTTCATTGCCACACCTGGAATTCGTTCTGGACATACTGGCGGGTCTGCGCGTGACTGCCGTTGGGGAACCACACCCGGCAACAGACTTTGCTCCTTCTTATCGTAAGGACAGTCGTAATTATATGGCCAGTCACAAGAGTTCACATTGGGATTCCACACCAAGCCATCAGCACATGAGCCATTGTAAAGGTTTCCGTTGTCAcactcccagtacttgctgcagtcATCTTCATTAGGGTAGAAGGTAATGTTCATTGCCACACCTGGAATTCGTTCTGGACATACTGGCGGGTCTGCGCGTGACTGCAGTTGGGGAACCTCACCCGGCAacataccttgctccttcttatcgtAAGGACAGTCGTAAATATATGGCCAGTCACAAGAGTTCACATTGGGATTCCACACCAAGCCATCAGCACATGAGCCATTGTAAAGGTTTCCGTTGTCAcactcccagtacttgctgcagtcATCTTCATTAGGGTAGAAGGTAATGTTCATTGCCACACCTGGAATTCGTTCTGGACATACTGGCGGGTCTGCGCGTGACTGC
Coding sequences within:
- the LOC124788721 gene encoding probable chitinase 10 — protein: MNITFYPNEDDCSKYWECDNGNLYNGSCADGLVWNPNVNSCDWPYIYDCPYDKKEQGMLPGEVPQLQSRADPPVCPERIPGVAMNITFYPNEDDCSKYWECDNGNLYNGSCADGLVWNPNVNSCDWPYNYDCPYDKKEQSLLPGVVPQRQSRADPPVCPERIPGVAMNITFYPNEDDCSKYWECDNGNLYNGSCADGLVWNPNVDSCDWPYNYDCPYDKKEQSLPSSKPTECPQTSNGKQLTVTFYPDEKDCTKFWSCDNGNLFKSSCPVGLIWNPKINACDWPYNYKCQY